From Desulfomonilia bacterium:
TGTTATTTCACCCGATTCAATGTCTTTTACGGAAATGCCTTTCACCTCAACATCGCCAAGACTCTTTCCTCCCTTAAAAACAAGATCGACTGCCTCCTGTCCAAACAGGAATTTAGCACCGGCTTCTTGAGCCTCTTCGATGAGGAGTTTCGCCAGGGCGCGTCTGTCGGTGGTGACATACCTGAAATCAATGATCTTCATGCTCGAATAATCAGGCGCCCAGACTTCCATTCTGGGATAAGCATGCCGTTCGTAAATACCAGTCGTATTACCTGAAGCATCAGTAGTCTTGACGAGGGGCCCAAGATTTATAGAGCCTTCAAAAGGCGCATCAAAACCTGTTTCAGCGAGCGCCGTGCGCTCGATTGCATCGGACCAGTCATGCCCTAGAGTTTCATATCCGCCCTTTTCGTAAACCTTTACGTCAATGCCTCTTCTGGCAAGGTCTCTTGCAAATATGCACCCGCCTGGACCTGCTCCGGCTACGACAACCTTGAAATTATCCGGCATAAGCTACCCCCTTAAAGCTAGATTCCGAGCTTGCAGGCCAGGGTATGCGTAAACCGGTTCATTTTGAGCGGTAATGGCCCGAGTTTTGACTGGATGAATTCGATTACAACACCACAGCTTGACTGTGTGTCCATGTAGGCATAATCAACCGTGAAGCCTTTGCTTTTTATCTGCCCGCGCTGGAGTACCTCGATGCCTGCCGCCTTGCATTCTTCGATGCGTTTTTCAAGGTTGTTAACCATGTATCCGAGATGATGAAGACCTTCGCGTTTATCCAGTGTATCGTTGTAGTAACTGCGGCCTGAAGTCACTTCGATCAGTTCGATCTGAACGCTTCCGGAATAGGCCATTAATATCTTGAGCGAGGCATTCACGGGCCCGGTTTTTTCGATAGTAAATTCAGGTGTTCCTTCCCATAGCATCCAGGGGCCTATGCCCATGGTTTTCAACTGTTCCATTGTTTTTTCGGCATTGTAGACAACCATGCCTATCTGTCCCAGACCAGGCAGTTTTATTCCTTCCAATCGATTCATTTTTCACCTCGCATGGTTTAAGGTTGAAATATGGACTGAATTATATACGGCTGGTCTTTAACAGCGCAAGGGAATTAGTGATTGTTTACCAACAGAGGATTGACAACGGCAGAACTGAAACGGCATATCCATGTCATGAAGGATTATCTCATTCGTACAATATCGGAAGAATATAATGTCAGGGCGATTGCGTGCGTTACAACCGGGCTTGTCTCAAAGGCATGCAAGAGGCACGAGACGTTTCCTACGGCATCGGCGGTTTTGGGAAGGGCGTTGACTGGCGGGCTGATCCTTGGCGCTCTGCTTGATCCAGGACAGAGGGTTGCGCTTGTATTTGACGGCGGCGGGCCTGTCGGAAAGATCATGGTAGAGGCCGTAAGCTCCGGAACGGTTAAGGGTTATGTCAAGAATCCACAGACCGAACTTGATGCGAAAGACGGGAAACTGGATGTCGCCGGTGCGGTCGGAAAAGACGGGTTTTTAACGGTTACAAAAGACCTCGGGCTGAAGGATCCGTACAGGGGAATTGTCAAGATTGTTTCAGGTGAAATCGCCACGGATATTGCATATTATCTCACCGAGAGCGAGCAGATACCATCGGCGGTCGGTCTGGGTGTGTATGTGGATAAGGACGGTTCGATCGCCGCTTCAGGAGGCTTCCTGGTACAGACTTTACCACCTTCCGATGATGCGGTGATTGATGAGCTCATAAACCGGATACAATCAATGCCCGCTGTAACCGAACAACTGAGAAACGGAATTACTCCTGAAGGCATGCTTGAAACCATATTCGGTTCGATTGGATTCAAGGCGCTTGAGAAAAGGCCTCTTTTTTACAGGTGCTCCTGCAGCAGGGAGCGTATTGAGCAGGCCCTCATAACACTGGGCAGAAAGGGCCTTGAATCCGTTATTCATGACGAAGAGGATATAGATATAAAATGCGAGTTCTGCCGCAGGGTCTACATGTTCAGGAGGGAGGAAATCATGAGACTCCTTGAAGAGATGCATTAGCGGTCATTGAATATGATCGACAAACGGTTATAATCCATGAATACAGGGGGATGATTATGAAGCTTACCGATGGAGAAAAGGCGTTTCTTTTAAAGCTTGCAAGGGATACCATAAAAAACCTGCTTCAGGGAAAGGGCATCGAGCAGATCAAAGCGGATGACGAATCTCTCAGCAATACATTGAAGGAAAAGCGCGGAGTGTTTGTCACCCTTCATAAAGCTCAGCATGAATTGAGAGGCTGCATCGGCTACATCCTTCCCATGCTTCCCTTGTGGCAGGCCGTTATTGAAAATGCAAGGAATGCCGCCTTCAGGGACCCCAGGTTCTCGCCGCTTAAAAAAAACGAGCTTGATGAAATAGAGATTGAGATTTCGGTTTTGAGCGTTCCCCGTGAGATCAAAGATATATCCGAATTCAGGGTCGGCATAGACGGTATAATTCTGAAAAAGGGCTTTCATCAGGCAGTATTCCTGCCGCAGGTAGCACCGGAGCAGGGGTGGGATGCAGAGACCACGCTTCAATATCTGAGCATGAAAGCGGGGCTTTCCCCTGACGCCTGGCAGGATGGTGCAACCTTCGAAACGTTTCAGGCGGATGTATTCAGCGAAACCAGGGAATAAAATACTTCTTTGACTGTCCGGGCTTCTTGGTTTAGATTGCCGGAATTGAAGGAGAAATAATTGGAAGAAGATAGGAAACAGGATGACGTGTCAATTATTGAGAAGATCAGGAATTTTCTGGCAGGAGACAGAAAGAAGGATGCAAGGCTCGAACTCCACGAAATGATCGATGAGGTTGAAGAAATCGGAATAATCAACGAAAGTCAGGGAGAGATGATCCAGAACATCCTGGTACTCAAGGATACTATGGTAAGGGAGATCATGGTTCCCAAAGTTGATATGGTTTGCGTGGGATCATCCAACCCTGTTACGGAAGTGGTTAAGACAATAGCAAAAAGCGGTTATTCGACAATACCTGTTTTTGATGGGTCTCCGGACAATATTGTCGGCATAGTACATGCCAAAGACATTCTGGTTAACCTTAATCAATGTCTTAATGAATTCAATGTAACTGACATCATGAGACAGCCCTATTTTGTACCTGAGGGTAAAAAACTTATTGACCTGCTTAAGGAATTCAAGGATCTCAAGGGGAAAATTGCCATTGTTATTGACGAATACGGGAGTGTGGACGGTCTTGTCACTCTTGAAGACATATTGAACGAAATTGTCGAGACCGAGGATGATGAAAACAGCGTTCAGGACACAGGCGACGGGTCCTTCATCGTTGATCCCAAGATGTCTATTGATGAATTTATGGATGAATTTTCTCTGGACCTGCCAAGAGGTGAATATGATACAGTGGGCGGATTCATAATATCCACGCTTGAAAGAATACCCCAGAAGGGTGAGATATTTGAATTTAACGATCTTGTATTTGAAATATCTGAAGCGGACAAGAAACGCATTTCAAAGCTTAAATTGAAAATACACCGGGAGAGCAAAGATTGAAGCGAGTCATATTAGCCTGTTTGTCGGGCCTGTTTTATTCATTGTCTTTTCCTTCATTTAACCTGTGGCCGTTCATCTTTGTTTTTGCCGTACCGCTCTTATTCGCTGCTGAGGATTCAAGCCTTAAGGAATGCATGGGACTGGGCTTTATGGCAGGACTTGTAGCCTGGGCGGGGAATCTTTACTGGGTGGCCTATATAATGGATATCTATGGCTTTATAGCACTGCCTCTTTGTGCCCTCATATTCCTGCTGCTTATTTCCTATCTGGCGCTTTATTTCGGTTTTTTTCTCATATCATGCAGATTATTGATGAAATCTCCATTTTCAATCCTGACCATCCCGGGCATGTGGATCTTCCTGGAAATGATTAAATCATACGCATTCACGGGCTTTCCCTGGACGCTCTCCGGTTATGCCCTGGCACCTTTTGATGCAATCATACAGAATGCGGAATGGGGCGGGATATATGTACTGAGCGGGCTTGCACTGATGGGTAATGTGGTTTTATATAATGCGATAAAGAAAAAATATATTCCTGCAGTAGCGGGGATCATAATAATCGCCTGCTGCATTTTCTGGGGGGCATGGCGTATGGACAGCCTTAAACTTGAAGGCGAAAACCTGAGAGTCGGAGTCTGTCAGGCAAACATTCCTCAGAACCAGAAGTGGAAAAAGGATATGGTCAATCCCACAATAGATATCTATACAAGGCTCAGCAGGGAAGCAGTATCCCAGGGCGCAGAAATAATTGTCTGGCCAGAGACGGCATGTAACTTTTTCCTGTTTCATGAGTGGGCGCCTACTTCCAGGATAGTCGAAATCTCAAAGGAAGCTGATATACCAATGCTTGTAGGCAGTCCAGCTATTGAAGACGATAAGGTTTTCAACAGGGTATGGATGCTCGACCAGGGGCTGATAAGGGGATATTATGACAAGACTCATCTTGTGCCTTTCGGCGAATATCTTCCCTTGCCCTGGCTTTTTGGCTTTCTGGGGAACATCACCCAGGAAGTCAGCGACTTTTCCAATGCTAGAAAACTCAAACCCATTGAAGATATAGGGGTTCTGGTGTGTTTTGAGAATGTGTTTCCCGATCTGGCAAGAAGTCTTACGAAGCAGGGTGCGACATGGCTTCTGACCGCATCGAATGATGCATGGTTCCTTGACTGGTCCACGACTGAACAGCATGTCAGAACGGCTGCAATCAGGGCGATTGAGAACAGACGCTATCTTGTCATGCCTGTGAATCACGGGATATCAGCCGTAATAGACCCGTTCGGCAGGATTATAAGAAGCCTTGGTCTGATGAAAGAGGGTTCATTCACCGTTGAGATTAAAAAGGTGTCATATAGGACCCTTTTTAATAAGATAGGCTCATTGATCGGATGGCTCTGGATATTTGCCGGTATAGCCGGACTTCTGCTTGAGATTTATAGAAAATATCGTGGCCGTGTGTTAACAAGCTGAAGGCAGGAAAAATACCTGTTGAAATTTAGCATGTCGTTTTGTATAAAACTTTTTCGCTTTTTACTCTTTAAGGGGAGGGAGCACCAGCATGCCGAAGATCAAGGCATTTAAAGGGATCAGATACAATGTCGGGACGGTAGATATCAGTGCAGCTATGTGCCCTCCCTATGATGTGATTACAAGCCCTCTGGTTGATGCCTATTATAACAAGTCCCCGTATAATCCGGTAAGGCTTGTTCTTGGTCAGCAGTTTCCAAAGGACACAAAGACAGACAATCGATATACAAGGGCGAGGGATTTCTATCGGGACTGGAAAGATAAGGGAATCTTGATACAGGATGAAAAACCATCAGTTTATTACCATGAACAGACATATACAATAGGCGATAAGATCTGTACCAGAAAAGGAATTATAGCAGCGGTAAAAATGGATGAAAATGACAGCAATGATATTATGCCTCATGAATATACGCATAAGGGTCCCAAGATCGACCGTCTGAGGCTGATGATGGAAGTCAAGGCAAATCTGAGCTGCGTTTTCGGGATATACACAGACAAAAACAGGCTTATTGATACCGAGGTTAAACCGCTCCTGAAAGAGATGCTCTGGGATTTCACAAACGGAGAAGGCACACAGAAACTATGGAAAATTGAATCGCAGCAGCTGATAAAGAAAATTGCAGGCATTCTCTCGGATAAGAAGATTCTTATAGCTGACGGACACCACAGGTATGATACGGCAAGGACATACAGGGACAGGATGAGGGCTTTAACTGGCAAAATGGACGGCAAACAGCCGTTTGATTATGCCTTATTCTATCTGAGCAATTCGGAAGACGGGGTATCGATTCTTCCTACACACAGGGTAATTGTCGACAGTATGGGAGTGGGACTTGTTGATATCGAACACAGGGTAAAAGAACTTTTCAGGATTCTTCCTTTTGACAACAGGAAGGCATTTCTTGATGCGCTTAAAAAGAACGGAAAGGGATATCTGGGGCTGAGGGTGAAAGGTATTCCGAGATATTATCTGCTTGAACTCTCTGAGATGGACGCGCTTGACAGGCTGATGCCTGATGACAGCCATCCTTTGCTAAAAAAGCTTGATGTCAATATTCTTCATACCTGTATCATAGAACCTATTGTCGGAATCGATTATTCGATGACCGCCAAAAGGATAGAGTTTATCAGCAATGCAACTGAAGCGCTTGAGATGGTCGAGAAGGAAAAAGCTGATATTGTATTTTTGCTAAATCCGAGTACAATACAGGATATTATGGCCATAGCGGATGCAGGTTTGAGAATGCCACAGAAATCGACATTCTTCTATCCTAAGATCCCTACGGGGCTTGTTTTTTATCCACTTGAGGCTGGAAATAAGTAGAAGAAAAGATATCTATTATTAGGGAAATTAATTTCCTTTTGGACTGATATGAAGGGGTTTATTGTTAATGTTTTCTTTAAATTCAATGTATTAGGATAATAGGAGATTGGTATCCATATTGCTTAAATATAACAGGTATGTGTATGAATAGGTTTGTAAAATATGCTGCAATAATTGTCTGCATGGCTTTTTTTGTTGCCATTGCTGCATGTTCAAGCAATAAGAATGATGAATCAACGGTAGTCAGTTTGGAAACAGGAGCTGAAAACATCACGTCACTTGGTGAGTTCCCTGTCGGCATTAGAGACTATACGCCGCCTGCAATAGAAATCACATCGCCTTTATCGGTTAATCCGGTGACTACTGTTGCTAATGATGGAAGCGTTTATCTGAAAGAAGTTGTCCCTGGTGAGAAATGGTCTCTTGAGGTCAAAGGCGAAGTGACGCCTTCAACTTTTGGGATTAAAAGGAACCGGCTTGAGTTGAAAGGTGTTTATGTCAACAGGCAGCTTGTAGATTCAGCAAATGGAGACGATATCAAATGGGTTGACGGGAAGTTCACATTTACGAAAACCATTTACATATCAAAAGAAGATATTGCAGGCACCTTCTATCCAATAATCATTGCTGCGGTCGATGAAAAGAATTATGTATCAGGTGCAAAATCGGTTGTCATATTGCAGGACAGGGCTGCAAACAAAATCGGAAAAGATTATCCGCTGGCAAATTCACTGCATCTATCCGGAAACAAGGAATTTGTTTCAAATGCATTACCGATACTCGTATCCCAGATTGACGGTCTTAATTTTGCTCCTTATCTGGGCAATATAAATATTTTGGTAAATAATGTCCTCAGCCCAAGGACAGTGATGCTTCAGGGAGTGACAATCAGTGATTACTCGATAAATTCGGCCGGTGCGGATTTGTGCTCCATAAATCTTGATATCAAGGTTTCAAATCTCGTTGTTGAATATACTAATAATTACTCCATCTTTAATCCCGGGCAGAACGTGGTAAACATCAACATGAAAAATATCGAGATCGACGGCCTCGTAATAGAACTGAGAAAAGAAGGCAATGGAATCAAAGCCTATCTCAAAGCAGGTGATATTGCTTTGGTAAAAGGCGAAGGCTTCAAGTATAATCTGGATACCCCTTTTACCGAAATCTTCAACTATCTGCTGGATAATGTTTTCAGTTTCCTGATCCAGGATGTTTTCAAACAGACAAATCAAAAGCCAGTGCAGCTGAAGCTGGGTTATTATGCTCTAAGGTTATTGATCAAGCAGCTGTCTGGTGATGAAACTGCATTGAATTCCGATGCCATAACAGGGCTGAAATACTGCACAAAAGATAATAATGGCGGCATCAATCTGGGAATGGATATCAACTTCACGATAGATAAAGAGTCAAAAAGCAAACTGACAAGCACTTATTCTTCTTCCAAGGCAAAAAGTGATAAACTTGATCTGGCTGTTAATTACGGAAACTCAACATTTGCCTTAAGTGATGACATGATAAATCAGATGCTGGCAATGAATTTCCCGGATGACACTCAGGAAATCACCGATCTGGATTTGAATGAACTGATCGATGAACTGGGCATTGACCTTGGAGATTATAAACTCTGGCCATGGTTGAGAGACGGCAACGATAAACTTCCCAACATCAAAATAAAGTACCAAATGCCTACGCCCCCTGTGCTCAAAATTCAGGGTAACGGCAATTATATAGGGAGCTTGTACGTCAGGAACGTCCTTGTGGAAGTATGGGAACTTGATGATCAAGGGAAGGATGTAGAACTTCTTGCAAGGCTTTCGATCAGCCTTGATATAGCGATGAAATGGGACAACGGAAAGTTCGTGCTTGAATGCGGAAAAGGTGATGCGACCTATCTGCTGCTTTTCAACAAGCTTTACCCGATGCTGATACCTGAACAGATGAAGGAGATCCACACCTATATAGCAAACAACCTTAATCAGCTATTAAGTAAAATTGGACTAATAGGTTATCCTATAGAAAATGTTAGCACCATGAATGATGCCTATCTTGTGTTCAGTGGAAAGCTGGAGGAAGAGATTAACTCAGAACCATCACCAATAGCAACTTTTTACAGCAAAGAATGGAACAGGAAACCGCTCTCCTCAAACCCTGGAGCTAGCTACAGAATGATTAATGATAAAATTGTCGAAGAAGGGTCAAACCCTCCTGATAATGATCCTGAAAATGATATTTTCTTGTCACTCTTTTTTAAATCAATTGATGGTAACGGTAATGTGGTCAAGGATATGGACTGGAATGATTCATGCGGATATTTTTATACTTTGCCGGAGAAATCAAACTGTCTGATAACAGG
This genomic window contains:
- a CDS encoding DUF1015 domain-containing protein, which gives rise to MPKIKAFKGIRYNVGTVDISAAMCPPYDVITSPLVDAYYNKSPYNPVRLVLGQQFPKDTKTDNRYTRARDFYRDWKDKGILIQDEKPSVYYHEQTYTIGDKICTRKGIIAAVKMDENDSNDIMPHEYTHKGPKIDRLRLMMEVKANLSCVFGIYTDKNRLIDTEVKPLLKEMLWDFTNGEGTQKLWKIESQQLIKKIAGILSDKKILIADGHHRYDTARTYRDRMRALTGKMDGKQPFDYALFYLSNSEDGVSILPTHRVIVDSMGVGLVDIEHRVKELFRILPFDNRKAFLDALKKNGKGYLGLRVKGIPRYYLLELSEMDALDRLMPDDSHPLLKKLDVNILHTCIIEPIVGIDYSMTAKRIEFISNATEALEMVEKEKADIVFLLNPSTIQDIMAIADAGLRMPQKSTFFYPKIPTGLVFYPLEAGNK
- the amrA gene encoding AmmeMemoRadiSam system protein A; translation: MKLTDGEKAFLLKLARDTIKNLLQGKGIEQIKADDESLSNTLKEKRGVFVTLHKAQHELRGCIGYILPMLPLWQAVIENARNAAFRDPRFSPLKKNELDEIEIEISVLSVPREIKDISEFRVGIDGIILKKGFHQAVFLPQVAPEQGWDAETTLQYLSMKAGLSPDAWQDGATFETFQADVFSETRE
- the hslO gene encoding Hsp33 family molecular chaperone HslO: MKDYLIRTISEEYNVRAIACVTTGLVSKACKRHETFPTASAVLGRALTGGLILGALLDPGQRVALVFDGGGPVGKIMVEAVSSGTVKGYVKNPQTELDAKDGKLDVAGAVGKDGFLTVTKDLGLKDPYRGIVKIVSGEIATDIAYYLTESEQIPSAVGLGVYVDKDGSIAASGGFLVQTLPPSDDAVIDELINRIQSMPAVTEQLRNGITPEGMLETIFGSIGFKALEKRPLFYRCSCSRERIEQALITLGRKGLESVIHDEEDIDIKCEFCRRVYMFRREEIMRLLEEMH
- the lnt gene encoding apolipoprotein N-acyltransferase: MKRVILACLSGLFYSLSFPSFNLWPFIFVFAVPLLFAAEDSSLKECMGLGFMAGLVAWAGNLYWVAYIMDIYGFIALPLCALIFLLLISYLALYFGFFLISCRLLMKSPFSILTIPGMWIFLEMIKSYAFTGFPWTLSGYALAPFDAIIQNAEWGGIYVLSGLALMGNVVLYNAIKKKYIPAVAGIIIIACCIFWGAWRMDSLKLEGENLRVGVCQANIPQNQKWKKDMVNPTIDIYTRLSREAVSQGAEIIVWPETACNFFLFHEWAPTSRIVEISKEADIPMLVGSPAIEDDKVFNRVWMLDQGLIRGYYDKTHLVPFGEYLPLPWLFGFLGNITQEVSDFSNARKLKPIEDIGVLVCFENVFPDLARSLTKQGATWLLTASNDAWFLDWSTTEQHVRTAAIRAIENRRYLVMPVNHGISAVIDPFGRIIRSLGLMKEGSFTVEIKKVSYRTLFNKIGSLIGWLWIFAGIAGLLLEIYRKYRGRVLTS
- a CDS encoding hemolysin family protein, yielding MEEDRKQDDVSIIEKIRNFLAGDRKKDARLELHEMIDEVEEIGIINESQGEMIQNILVLKDTMVREIMVPKVDMVCVGSSNPVTEVVKTIAKSGYSTIPVFDGSPDNIVGIVHAKDILVNLNQCLNEFNVTDIMRQPYFVPEGKKLIDLLKEFKDLKGKIAIVIDEYGSVDGLVTLEDILNEIVETEDDENSVQDTGDGSFIVDPKMSIDEFMDEFSLDLPRGEYDTVGGFIISTLERIPQKGEIFEFNDLVFEISEADKKRISKLKLKIHRESKD
- a CDS encoding VOC family protein, coding for MNRLEGIKLPGLGQIGMVVYNAEKTMEQLKTMGIGPWMLWEGTPEFTIEKTGPVNASLKILMAYSGSVQIELIEVTSGRSYYNDTLDKREGLHHLGYMVNNLEKRIEECKAAGIEVLQRGQIKSKGFTVDYAYMDTQSSCGVVIEFIQSKLGPLPLKMNRFTHTLACKLGI